The proteins below are encoded in one region of Micromonospora yangpuensis:
- a CDS encoding response regulator gives MADQPMEPVEQAEARPERLRVFLVDDHAMFRAGVRAELGVHVEVVGEASTVAEAVSRIAATAPDVVLLDVHMPDGGGRAVLEAMRRTHPQVRFLALSVSDAAEDVIGLIRAGARGYVTKTISPDELTAAIRRVADGDAVFSPRLAGFVLDAFAARPDAPVADPELDQLTNREREVLRLLARGYAYKEIAKELFISIKTVETHVSNVLRKLQMSNRYELSRWAADRRLV, from the coding sequence ATGGCGGATCAGCCGATGGAACCGGTCGAGCAGGCGGAGGCCCGCCCCGAGCGGCTACGGGTCTTCCTGGTCGACGACCACGCGATGTTCCGGGCCGGTGTCCGGGCCGAGCTGGGCGTGCACGTCGAGGTGGTCGGAGAGGCCAGCACGGTCGCCGAGGCGGTCAGCCGGATCGCGGCCACCGCGCCGGACGTGGTCCTGCTCGACGTGCACATGCCCGACGGTGGTGGCCGGGCCGTGCTGGAGGCGATGCGCCGTACCCATCCCCAGGTGCGTTTCCTGGCGTTGAGCGTCTCGGACGCCGCCGAGGACGTGATCGGTCTGATCCGGGCCGGGGCGCGGGGGTACGTCACCAAGACCATCTCGCCGGACGAGTTGACCGCCGCGATCCGTCGGGTGGCCGACGGTGACGCGGTGTTCAGCCCCCGGCTGGCCGGTTTCGTGCTGGACGCCTTCGCCGCCCGGCCGGACGCCCCGGTCGCCGACCCCGAGCTGGACCAGCTCACCAACCGGGAGCGCGAGGTGCTGCGGCTGCTGGCCCGGGGGTACGCGTACAAGGAGATCGCCAAGGAGTTGTTCATCTCGATCAAGACGGTGGAGACGCACGTGTCGAACGTGCTGCGCAAACTCCAGATGTCGAACCGCTACGAGCTGTCACGATGGGCCGCCGACCGGCGTCTCGTGTGA